From Patescibacteria group bacterium, a single genomic window includes:
- a CDS encoding hypothetical protein (possible pseudo, internal stop codon) yields MSAIFNSAGIAIYLPLPPRLVFGLIERLLRFANSSKEQFVPVRSVLTHYTFEKIHPFLDGNGRVGRLLLQSVLEKTGYGMKGLITIDEYLDKHRTEYYDLLALGEKDVTEYVEFMLEGLAETAESAKKIILNKKQIRPEDYLLPPRAEILEIIRDHQIVSFDTIKRRFFAVNDRTLRYDLKKLQDAGIIKKRGITKGAYYEPKNQS; encoded by the coding sequence ATGAGTGCTATTTTCAACAGTGCGGGTATTGCAATCTATCTTCCTCTCCCGCCTCGACTCGTATTTGGACTGATAGAAAGACTACTCCGCTTTGCAAATAGTTCAAAAGAACAATTTGTACCTGTGCGTTCTGTACTTACACATTATACATTTGAAAAAATTCATCCATTTTTAGATGGTAACGGCCGTGTAGGAAGACTCCTATTACAATCAGTACTAGAAAAAACAGGATATGGGATGAAAGGACTTATCACAATTGATGAATATTTAGATAAACATCGAACAGAGTATTACGATCTTTTAGCTCTTGGAGAAAAAGACGTCACAGAGTATGTGGAGTTCATGCTTGAGGGTCTTGCAGAAACAGCTGAGTCAGCGAAAAAAATTATACTTAATAAAAAACAAATACGACCTGAAGATTATCTTCTTCCTCCACGCGCTGAAATTTTGGAGATAATAAGAGATCACCAAATAGTATCATTTGATACAATCAAACGAAGATTCTTTGCTGTCAATGATCGAACATTAAGATACGATCTCAAAAAACTACAAGATGCAGGGATAATCAAAAAAAGAGGTATAACAAAAGGAGCTTATTACGAACCTAAGAACCAATCTTAA
- a CDS encoding GTP-binding protein YchF, whose protein sequence is MNLSVGIIGLPNVGKSTLFNALLKKQQALAANYPFATIEPNIGVVPVPDERLQKLAEITKEEEKMVELPPIKPATVEFVDIAGLVKGAHEGSGLGNKFLSHIREVSVIAHVVRAFTDEKIIREGSSDPETDYAVIQTELLLADLQTARNHEARIKNQAEKILFKRIIDDLNAGVLVRQMKFSDEESEIVKKMFFLTAKPEIIILNVSEDDESLIQQEVIKQRYANLFQISQNRIVVVCAKVEEELSALSPEEQKSYLREMGLAYSGLEKLIQKAYETLGLISFFTAGEKEVRAWTIKKGTNAMTAAGEIHTDFIKKFIKAEVISFDDYVVSGGRKKARELGKARFEGKEYIVQDGDVIEFKIGS, encoded by the coding sequence ATGAACTTGAGCGTAGGTATTATTGGATTGCCCAATGTTGGCAAAAGTACTCTTTTTAATGCACTTTTAAAGAAGCAGCAGGCACTTGCTGCAAATTATCCGTTTGCCACCATTGAGCCAAACATAGGAGTAGTCCCAGTACCGGATGAGAGGTTGCAAAAATTGGCTGAGATTACCAAAGAAGAAGAGAAAATGGTAGAGCTTCCTCCGATCAAACCAGCAACTGTTGAATTTGTTGATATTGCAGGATTGGTAAAGGGTGCGCATGAGGGATCAGGGTTGGGGAATAAATTTTTATCTCATATTCGAGAAGTGAGTGTCATTGCTCATGTAGTAAGAGCATTTACAGATGAAAAAATCATTCGAGAGGGAAGCAGTGATCCTGAAACTGATTATGCAGTGATTCAAACAGAGCTATTACTTGCAGATTTGCAGACTGCCAGAAATCATGAGGCACGAATCAAAAATCAAGCAGAGAAGATATTGTTCAAACGTATTATTGATGATTTGAATGCTGGCGTATTGGTGCGACAGATGAAGTTCAGTGATGAAGAGAGTGAGATAGTCAAGAAGATGTTTTTTTTGACCGCAAAGCCTGAAATTATAATTCTCAATGTCTCAGAGGATGATGAATCGCTTATTCAACAAGAAGTTATAAAACAGCGTTATGCTAATCTTTTTCAGATATCTCAGAATCGAATAGTGGTCGTTTGTGCGAAAGTAGAAGAAGAACTCTCAGCATTGTCTCCAGAAGAGCAAAAATCTTATTTACGTGAGATGGGACTTGCTTACTCAGGGCTTGAAAAGCTGATTCAGAAAGCCTATGAGACTCTTGGGCTTATTTCTTTTTTTACAGCAGGGGAGAAGGAAGTTAGAGCATGGACAATAAAGAAAGGAACTAACGCAATGACTGCAGCAGGAGAAATTCATACAGATTTCATCAAAAAATTTATTAAAGCAGAGGTTATAAGTTTTGATGATTATGTTGTATCAGGTGGACGAAAAAAAGCAAGAGAACTTGGAAAAGCACGGTTTGAAGGCAAGGAATATATAGTTCAGGACGGAGACGTAATTGAATTTAAGATTGGTTCTTAG
- a CDS encoding glucose sorbosone dehydrogenase, whose amino-acid sequence MKKFFIILVLIFVSLIVIFKDIKPYLLLIFNSNRESINTEKSLVEENDTQEITIVADHLDTPWGIAFLPDGSMLVTERKGTVLHIDRDGNSTLVAEIRDVKEVGEGGLLGIALHPEFASNRYVYFYYTYSVDKNNTFNRVVRMKYENNKLQNMEIVVDRIPGATNHNGGRIAFGPDKFLYVTTGDAQQPSLAQSKDSLAGKILRITDRGESAPGNPFGNLIFSYGHRNPQGIAWDRNGNLWSTEHGPSGLQSGNDEINKIEPGKNYGWPIIQGTERREEMVTPVVTSGVTTTWAPASAAIIGDVLFFGGLRGQSLYEAKITANPISVIAHFKGKFGRIRDAVVGPDGYLYITTSNKDGRGIPVAGDDKIIRINPQKL is encoded by the coding sequence ATGAAAAAATTCTTTATTATTCTTGTTTTAATATTTGTTAGCCTAATAGTGATCTTCAAGGATATAAAGCCTTATTTACTTTTAATATTTAATAGTAATAGAGAATCTATAAATACTGAAAAATCTTTAGTTGAGGAAAATGATACTCAAGAAATTACTATTGTGGCAGATCATCTAGATACTCCATGGGGAATTGCCTTTTTGCCTGATGGGAGTATGCTGGTAACTGAGCGCAAAGGAACGGTGTTGCATATTGACCGAGACGGTAATTCTACTCTTGTTGCGGAAATACGAGATGTAAAAGAGGTGGGAGAGGGAGGATTACTGGGTATTGCTTTGCATCCTGAGTTTGCTTCAAATAGATATGTATATTTTTATTACACGTATAGCGTTGATAAAAACAATACTTTCAATAGGGTTGTACGTATGAAATATGAGAATAATAAACTGCAAAATATGGAGATTGTTGTGGATCGCATTCCAGGTGCAACTAATCATAACGGTGGAAGAATTGCGTTTGGTCCTGATAAATTTCTTTATGTTACAACTGGTGATGCTCAACAGCCCTCTCTAGCCCAATCTAAAGACAGCTTGGCGGGGAAAATCCTGCGAATAACAGATAGAGGAGAGTCAGCTCCTGGCAATCCATTTGGTAATCTGATATTTTCTTATGGTCATCGCAATCCACAAGGAATTGCGTGGGATCGCAATGGTAATTTGTGGTCAACAGAGCATGGTCCCTCAGGATTACAATCTGGCAACGATGAGATAAACAAAATCGAACCAGGCAAAAATTATGGCTGGCCCATAATTCAAGGCACAGAAAGACGAGAGGAGATGGTCACTCCTGTAGTAACATCCGGTGTGACTACTACATGGGCTCCCGCGTCAGCGGCAATAATTGGAGATGTGTTATTCTTTGGCGGATTGAGGGGACAATCTCTTTATGAGGCGAAGATTACAGCAAACCCTATAAGCGTTATTGCACACTTTAAGGGGAAGTTTGGAAGGATACGGGATGCCGTAGTAGGTCCTGACGGTTATTTATATATTACCACGAGTAATAAAGATGGAAGAGGAATTCCAGTTGCAGGCGATGATAAGATTATAAGAATTAATCCGCAAAAACTATAA
- a CDS encoding membrane protein, translating to MEIIQFLLHLDQHISAIIDAFGIYTYIILFLIVFAETGFVVTPFLPGDSLLFVVGTLAGSGFLNIWIVYISLLLAAILGDSINYWIGHHTGPKIFAKENSRLFNKAYLEKTREFYAKHGGKTIILARFLPIIRTFAPFVAGVGKMHYSTFIFYNIIGGFIWVTSLTFAGYFFGGLPFIKENFEYAVIGIIVISIMPMIIEYIKHKKGHQVTKKQLESLTYKDIQKTFKEEHLTD from the coding sequence ATGGAAATTATCCAGTTTCTTCTCCACTTGGATCAGCATATCTCAGCAATTATTGATGCGTTTGGAATATATACCTATATTATTCTTTTTCTGATTGTTTTCGCTGAAACTGGTTTCGTTGTTACTCCTTTCCTGCCAGGTGATTCGCTTCTTTTTGTAGTTGGAACACTTGCAGGTAGTGGCTTTTTGAACATCTGGATTGTTTATATTTCGCTTCTTTTGGCAGCAATTCTTGGTGATAGTATTAATTACTGGATAGGACATCATACTGGACCAAAAATATTTGCAAAAGAAAACTCACGACTCTTTAACAAAGCCTATCTTGAAAAAACTCGTGAGTTTTACGCCAAGCATGGTGGCAAAACAATAATTCTTGCAAGATTTTTACCTATTATTCGAACATTTGCACCTTTTGTTGCAGGAGTTGGGAAAATGCATTACTCAACCTTCATTTTCTACAATATTATTGGAGGGTTTATATGGGTAACATCTCTGACTTTTGCAGGATATTTTTTCGGAGGACTTCCTTTTATCAAAGAGAATTTTGAATACGCAGTTATTGGCATAATAGTAATATCTATTATGCCAATGATTATTGAGTACATCAAACACAAAAAAGGTCATCAAGTTACCAAAAAGCAACTTGAGTCTCTCACCTACAAAGATATTCAAAAAACTTTCAAAGAAGAACATCTTACTGACTGA
- a CDS encoding 50S ribosomal protein L11 methyltransferase, with amino-acid sequence MYNSNTQMKSYNLQIPFVTTSSDKIKTLIQLSECKREGKVVDLGSGDGRVVIALARAGFDVVGFEIRKELVERSLQKIAALGLDQKITIYHQNFWDANLSEFDLIYIYGMQSMLAKLEEKLETEMKVGAKFISNIFPLPRWKPQKVKDNFYVYTKKNKI; translated from the coding sequence ATGTATAATTCAAATACGCAAATGAAGTCATATAATCTACAAATTCCCTTTGTCACAACATCATCAGACAAAATTAAAACTCTTATTCAACTTTCTGAATGCAAAAGAGAAGGAAAGGTAGTAGATCTAGGATCAGGTGACGGACGTGTCGTAATAGCTCTAGCCAGAGCAGGCTTTGATGTTGTTGGATTTGAAATCAGAAAAGAGCTTGTTGAGAGATCTCTGCAGAAAATAGCAGCATTAGGTTTAGATCAAAAAATTACCATTTATCACCAAAACTTTTGGGATGCCAATCTATCAGAGTTTGATCTGATTTATATTTATGGAATGCAGTCAATGCTTGCCAAGCTTGAAGAGAAGCTTGAGACAGAGATGAAAGTAGGCGCAAAATTCATCTCGAATATCTTTCCTCTTCCGCGTTGGAAACCTCAAAAAGTAAAAGACAATTTTTACGTTTATACTAAAAAAAATAAGATCTAG
- a CDS encoding phosphoribosyltransferase has product MTIFKDRYDAGKQLGETLKQKEIEGEKVIVAISKEGIPVAYEVSKVLKVPFQFLLTEKILLPGKTAIPLGAVAEDNNLFLQEHIIRLFNISDEELTNLVAKAQHEIDRNLQKLRGGQPLQNLRGKTVILVDDVLTSPVVPTVAAKAIESFDPLAVILAIPACDRDVSTHLEGIADEIICLVEPEEFHTPVLWYEERKPVTDEEILTLLQQASSQYRLK; this is encoded by the coding sequence ATGACTATTTTTAAAGATAGGTATGATGCAGGAAAACAGTTGGGAGAGACGCTAAAACAGAAAGAAATAGAGGGAGAGAAAGTCATTGTTGCTATCTCCAAAGAAGGAATACCTGTAGCCTATGAGGTTTCTAAAGTTCTTAAAGTTCCTTTTCAGTTTTTGCTAACAGAAAAGATTCTTCTGCCTGGAAAAACAGCGATACCTCTAGGTGCTGTTGCTGAGGATAATAATCTTTTTCTTCAAGAACATATCATTCGACTTTTCAATATCAGTGATGAAGAGTTGACTAACTTAGTCGCAAAAGCACAGCATGAGATTGATCGCAACCTGCAAAAGCTACGAGGAGGACAGCCTCTTCAGAATTTACGGGGTAAGACAGTAATTCTTGTAGATGATGTTTTAACCTCTCCTGTTGTTCCTACTGTTGCCGCTAAGGCTATAGAATCATTTGATCCTCTTGCTGTCATACTTGCTATTCCTGCATGCGACAGAGATGTATCTACTCATCTTGAGGGAATAGCTGATGAGATTATCTGCCTTGTGGAGCCAGAAGAGTTTCATACACCAGTACTCTGGTATGAAGAAAGAAAACCAGTGACGGATGAGGAGATCCTAACTCTTCTTCAGCAAGCATCATCGCAATATCGCCTAAAATAG
- a CDS encoding hypothetical protein (possible pseudo, internal stop codon, frameshifted) — protein sequence MDDQINMLTKLIHDLLDISKIEIGKLPYSKSYFSIDSIVKDIVEYLQKITSSNRWIIEGKTKGKVYEDKDRIGQIIINLLTNAIKYLPKANKVIIQLSHSKRKIYISVTDFGIGIDPTSKDKIFERFY from the coding sequence ATGGATGATCAAATAAATATGTTGACAAAATTAATCCATGATCTTTTAGATATTTCCAAAATAGAGATAGGTAAACTTCCATATTCTAAGAGTTATTTTTCCATTGATTCAATAGTCAAGGATATTGTTGAGTATTTGCAGAAGATAACTTCAAGTAATAGATGGATTATTGAAGGGAAGACAAAGGGGAAAGTATATGAAGATAAAGACCGCATAGGACAAATCATAATTAATTTGCTTACAAATGCTATTAAATATTTACCAAAAGCTAACAAAGTTATTATTCAACTCTCACACTCAAAAAGAAAAATATATATTTCAGTTACAGATTTTGGGATTGGTATAGATCCAACCAGTAAGGATAAAATTTTCGAACGTTTCTATTAA
- a CDS encoding hypothetical protein (possible pseudo, frameshifted) codes for MAEYGKKPWNQSRRRCINRWKLKSDQGLFNLADSRGLPNVIRTGKAEFYPVITDEMLVAASVTKRQLTLLRSLGVFSAIIVPIFSQGKVIGGITLVNAESKRRFLHTDFVMIKELGSRLSLAIDNARLYKEAQDAVAVRDEFISVASHELNTPVTSLKVYNQVLIQQAREKGDTTLENICLKWMIK; via the coding sequence ATGGCAGAATACGGAAAAAAGCCCTGGAATCAGTCGAGGAGGCGATGCATAAATAGATGGAAGTTAAAAAGCGACCAAGGCTTATTTAATCTCGCAGACTCACGAGGACTGCCAAATGTGATACGAACAGGTAAAGCAGAATTTTATCCAGTTATCACAGATGAGATGTTGGTTGCTGCTTCCGTGACAAAACGACAACTTACTCTTTTAAGAAGTTTGGGAGTTTTTTCTGCAATTATTGTCCCAATTTTTTCACAAGGGAAGGTAATTGGTGGAATAACGCTTGTCAACGCAGAGTCAAAAAGAAGATTTTTACACACTGATTTTGTAATGATTAAAGAATTGGGGAGCCGTCTCTCATTGGCGATTGATAATGCAAGGCTTTACAAAGAAGCACAGGATGCGGTAGCTGTGCGGGATGAATTCATCTCTGTTGCATCTCATGAACTTAACACACCTGTTACCAGTCTTAAAGTCTATAATCAGGTTCTTATACAACAAGCAAGAGAAAAAGGAGATACAACACTAGAAAATATCTGCTTAAAATGGATGATCAAATAA
- a CDS encoding malate dehydrogenase produces the protein MDKIKQKALKLHKKFQGKLATISLPSIITKEDLSYYYTPGVAAVSEAIVKNPSLSFDLTWRGRTVAVISDGSAVLGLGNIGPEAALPIMEGKSLLLKHFANVDSVPIVLNTQEPTEIIQCIKHLAPSFAGINLEDIASPSCFIIEDALQNIGIPVFHDDQHGTAIVVTAALHNAAKVVNKPYESLKVVIVGAGAAGLAVARMLLGLDCSGDSCRYLPGSTSVKDVIVVDTHGALFTGRDNMNIYKQAIAGLSNKEKRVGPLQEVIKGADAVIGVSRPGSIQPEMIKSMADKPIVFALANPIPEIMPDDAKKAGAYIVATGRSDFPNQINNLLAFPAVFKAVIKGRLTKITPLMKEAAAKKLAALIPHPTPEKIIPDPFFPHLVETVSEAILQQA, from the coding sequence ATGGATAAGATAAAACAAAAAGCTCTTAAGCTTCACAAGAAATTTCAAGGAAAGCTAGCGACTATTTCGCTTCCATCTATCATTACAAAAGAAGATCTCTCGTATTACTATACTCCAGGAGTTGCTGCTGTCTCTGAAGCAATTGTTAAAAATCCATCTCTATCTTTTGATCTTACGTGGCGCGGCAGGACTGTCGCAGTAATCTCAGACGGATCAGCAGTATTGGGTCTGGGAAATATTGGTCCTGAGGCAGCTCTTCCTATAATGGAAGGAAAATCACTACTTTTGAAGCACTTTGCCAATGTTGACTCAGTACCTATTGTACTTAACACACAAGAACCAACAGAGATTATTCAGTGTATAAAACATCTTGCACCATCATTTGCAGGAATAAATCTTGAGGATATAGCCTCTCCTTCCTGTTTTATTATTGAAGACGCCCTTCAAAACATTGGAATTCCTGTTTTTCATGATGATCAACATGGAACAGCAATAGTCGTAACAGCAGCACTACACAATGCCGCAAAAGTTGTTAACAAGCCATACGAATCTCTCAAAGTAGTCATAGTTGGAGCAGGAGCAGCAGGTCTTGCAGTAGCACGCATGCTTTTAGGTCTTGACTGTTCAGGTGATTCCTGTCGTTATCTTCCCGGCAGCACATCTGTTAAGGATGTCATTGTTGTTGATACACACGGTGCACTTTTTACGGGACGAGATAATATGAATATTTATAAACAAGCTATTGCTGGCTTATCCAATAAAGAAAAAAGGGTCGGTCCGCTGCAGGAGGTAATCAAGGGAGCAGATGCGGTGATTGGTGTCTCACGACCAGGAAGTATTCAACCTGAAATGATAAAATCTATGGCAGACAAACCAATAGTTTTTGCACTGGCAAATCCTATTCCTGAGATAATGCCTGATGATGCGAAAAAAGCAGGAGCGTATATCGTAGCAACAGGAAGATCAGATTTCCCCAATCAAATCAATAATCTATTAGCTTTCCCTGCAGTTTTTAAGGCTGTTATCAAAGGAAGACTGACCAAGATAACACCTCTTATGAAAGAAGCAGCTGCCAAAAAACTAGCTGCTCTCATACCTCATCCTACACCTGAAAAAATAATTCCAGATCCGTTTTTCCCACATCTTGTTGAGACGGTAAGTGAGGCAATTCTCCAACAAGCATAG
- a CDS encoding methyltransferase: MQNITTIKQSKKDEYTRETKPYFEYNNIIIYKDDILKISNIQNNSIDLIVTSPPYNVDIHYNSHIDNLTYNDYLEFTKKWIKKCFELTKDDGRFCLNIPLDKNKGGQQSVCADITKIAKDVGWKYHSTIIWNEGNISRRTAWGSFMSASAPYVIAPVEVILVLYKKNWKKISGSKKSDITKKEFMDWTNGIWSFGGESKKRVGHPAPFPIELPRRCIKLFSYVGDTILDPFLGSGTTLIAAYLNKRKGIGVEIDKEYCDLAIKRLKQEAQINQINFNL; this comes from the coding sequence ATGCAAAACATAACAACTATAAAACAAAGTAAAAAAGATGAATATACGAGAGAAACAAAACCATACTTTGAATATAATAACATTATTATTTACAAAGATGACATTTTAAAGATCTCTAATATTCAGAATAATTCAATAGATTTAATTGTTACCTCACCACCTTATAATGTTGATATTCATTATAATTCTCACATTGATAATTTAACTTATAACGATTATTTAGAATTTACAAAAAAATGGATTAAGAAATGTTTTGAATTGACAAAGGATGATGGGCGTTTTTGTCTCAATATACCACTAGATAAAAATAAAGGAGGTCAACAGTCGGTTTGCGCTGATATCACTAAAATTGCAAAGGATGTAGGTTGGAAATATCACTCTACTATAATCTGGAATGAAGGAAATATCTCTCGAAGAACAGCATGGGGATCGTTTATGTCTGCATCTGCACCTTATGTTATTGCTCCTGTAGAAGTAATATTAGTTCTATACAAAAAGAATTGGAAAAAAATCAGTGGAAGTAAAAAAAGTGATATTACAAAAAAAGAATTTATGGATTGGACTAATGGAATTTGGAGTTTTGGTGGAGAAAGTAAAAAAAGAGTTGGCCATCCCGCACCCTTTCCTATAGAATTACCTCGCCGTTGTATAAAACTTTTTTCTTATGTAGGTGATACAATATTAGATCCATTTTTAGGAAGTGGTACAACACTTATTGCGGCTTATCTAAATAAGAGAAAAGGCATAGGTGTTGAGATAGATAAGGAATATTGTGATTTAGCAATCAAACGATTAAAACAAGAAGCACAAATTAATCAAATTAATTTTAATTTATAA
- a CDS encoding restriction endonuclease, with translation MPIPDYQSIMLPLLKFASDKKEHSIKEAIEYLADLFKLNEDERKEVLPSGQQYIFDNRVGWARTYLKKAGLLESTRRSFFKITDLGLEVLGKNPQEINVKFLEQFPQFVEFRNIRRQKDKEDREEEELEQTPQELLEYGYQRIKSELAQELLNSVKQSSPRFFEKLVVDLLIKMGYGGSLKDAGKAIGQSGDGGIDGIIKEDKLGLDVIYIQAKRWDNVVGSKEVRNFVGSLAAQHANKGVFITTSSFTKDALDYVKTIPHKVILIDGEMLTQLMIENDIGVSKITSYDIKKIDSDYFEEE, from the coding sequence ATGCCAATACCAGATTATCAATCAATAATGCTTCCGCTTCTTAAGTTTGCCTCTGATAAGAAGGAGCATTCAATTAAAGAAGCGATCGAATATTTAGCCGATCTTTTCAAATTAAACGAAGATGAAAGAAAAGAAGTTTTACCGAGCGGTCAGCAGTATATTTTCGACAATCGTGTAGGTTGGGCAAGAACTTATTTAAAGAAAGCGGGCTTGCTTGAATCAACGCGGAGGTCGTTTTTCAAAATAACTGATTTAGGATTAGAGGTGTTAGGCAAAAATCCGCAAGAAATAAATGTTAAATTTCTTGAGCAATTTCCTCAATTTGTTGAATTTCGAAATATTCGTCGGCAAAAAGACAAGGAGGATCGTGAAGAAGAGGAATTAGAACAAACTCCACAGGAATTACTTGAATATGGTTATCAAAGAATCAAAAGTGAATTGGCTCAAGAATTGTTGAATTCAGTTAAACAATCATCTCCTCGCTTTTTTGAAAAACTAGTTGTTGATCTATTGATTAAAATGGGTTATGGCGGTTCGTTGAAAGATGCTGGTAAAGCAATTGGCCAAAGTGGCGACGGTGGTATAGATGGAATTATCAAAGAAGATAAACTCGGCCTTGATGTGATTTATATCCAAGCAAAAAGATGGGATAATGTAGTTGGCTCAAAAGAAGTTCGAAATTTTGTTGGAAGTTTAGCTGCTCAACACGCAAATAAAGGAGTATTTATTACTACTTCAAGTTTTACCAAGGATGCCTTAGATTATGTTAAAACAATTCCTCATAAGGTGATTTTAATTGATGGGGAAATGCTAACGCAATTAATGATTGAAAATGATATAGGAGTATCTAAAATAACTAGTTACGATATTAAAAAAATTGATTCAGATTATTTTGAAGAGGAGTAA
- a CDS encoding pyrimidine dimer DNA glycosylase, which yields MRIWDIDPKYLCRKHLLGEHRELHALWNILTKHKGKGGYSKHPETLRWVGKTKALYLRHEKLVKEFARRNYKHFTPLDKKLATGSSVQQVFINTIKEQKNILKLKPCDCLLDIK from the coding sequence ATGCGAATTTGGGATATAGATCCAAAATATCTTTGTCGAAAACATTTATTAGGTGAACACCGTGAGCTGCACGCACTGTGGAATATTTTAACCAAGCACAAGGGGAAGGGAGGATATTCAAAGCATCCAGAGACATTGCGCTGGGTTGGAAAAACTAAAGCACTCTATTTGCGACACGAGAAATTGGTAAAAGAATTTGCTCGTCGTAATTATAAGCATTTTACTCCTTTAGATAAAAAATTAGCCACAGGTTCCAGTGTTCAGCAAGTTTTTATTAATACAATAAAAGAGCAGAAAAACATTCTTAAATTAAAACCTTGTGATTGTTTATTGGATATTAAATAA
- the tspO gene encoding tryptophan-rich sensory protein, whose protein sequence is MNENYKRYQMLTKPSWSPPAWIFGPVWMVLYAIIAVSFGAVFYRAFTSNISWIVSLPFALNLIFNFIFTPLQFKLRNNLLASLDILLVVASLIWALYSLWQSVPELRWVVYINVPYLLWAIFATILQLTITYLNK, encoded by the coding sequence ATGAACGAAAATTATAAACGCTATCAAATGTTAACTAAACCTTCATGGTCACCACCTGCTTGGATTTTTGGTCCTGTATGGATGGTGCTTTATGCAATCATTGCAGTTTCTTTTGGTGCTGTATTCTATAGAGCATTTACTAGCAACATATCGTGGATTGTATCCTTACCATTTGCTCTTAATCTAATTTTTAACTTCATTTTTACACCTTTGCAATTCAAATTGAGAAACAATCTTTTGGCTTCTCTAGATATTTTACTTGTTGTCGCTTCACTGATTTGGGCACTCTATTCTTTATGGCAGAGTGTACCTGAATTACGATGGGTAGTTTATATTAATGTTCCCTATTTACTTTGGGCCATATTCGCCACTATTTTGCAATTGACTATTACCTACTTAAATAAATGA